The DNA sequence CTAAATAACatacttcttcctcaaaaaCTAAGAGAAAATAGGTCAGGATTTCTCAGCAGGACGAACATATTCATTTAGTACTGACCTTTGTAATACGGGGACAATTTCATCGCCGTCAGAGAATTGAGATTCTCGCTGCACTTGTTGAACAAATCATCCCACCCCCTAAGGGAGGTCCCTTAACTTTGAGCCAATTCAACAGAACATGCTACGAACCTGATGAGTCTGCACTTGTTCTGATAGTTGACGAGATCAAGAGTATAATTCGTCCAAACTTCCTTCACTTGTTTGATGTACTCTTCGAGGGCCATCTAGAATATGGTTAATGAACCGTCTCCAAGATTTCTGGTTGCCCAACTTACCTCTCCTTGAGCTTGTACAATGACCTCCTTGATGACGCCCTCGTTTCCTTTGAGGTCCAGATCGTAAACATGGCCAAGGGTCATCCTATTTCCCGATCAACAATCGTAAAGGTGAAGGAAGGCAAGACTTACAAATTCAAGCTGACCGATGACCCTAGTCTCAGGACCTTGAACAGTTGCTTCCAATGGCGGTCCTTCAAAGCTTCTGATTTTAGGTCGGACACAAGAGTATTCGACTTGAGGAGACCTCGAAGGATGTCTTGCACATATTCAAATGCTGCGTACTGCCTCATCCTTGTCGGCATCTCCTTAGTAGAACTGAGCAGTGCATCAATCTGCTGCCTCAGCTTCCGGGGCTGAACCGTGGCCCACGCCATCTCCCGCAACTCGCTGATCTGGTTCCAAATACCCGATAATGCAGTCCATACGGCCTTCAAATCGCGTAACTCCTCAAACACGGGTTCCAGACGTGTATGTCTAGTCAATTCCAGGTCCAATGCTTCTTTTGCGCGGCAAAGAAGATCATATTCCTCTTTGACGCGATTCAGTTTGCCCTCGAAGACATTTATGGTGTTCATCGCCATGTCCGCGCGGATGTTACCCTGAACAGGACGAGTGATCTCCCATTCTTGCAGAATATCACCGATTCTTCCTTCAACAATCTTGTCTTCTGCTATTATTTTGAGCTGGAGACCCGCTGTTGAACATGGGACTAAGCTACGCCCAAGAGAATCCCCATGTCAGCCACTCACCAAGTTGCTCCTGAATAGAAtcattcttcctcttcaataTTTCATTGTAGGCACTCCATTCCCCTCTAAGTTGATCGCTATATAGCCAGTCATCCGGGAACTGGTATCTAAATCGCTCCAATGTCTTCTCTCCGCTGGCACAGAGCTCTATCATCGGACCCCATGCTTTGGTTTTCTTTTTGAGGTCTTGAACGAAAGTAATAAACGTAACGGCAGCAGCCGTCGATGAGTTCGATGGAGCAAACAGCTATAAGTGCACTTTTAGATTCTCAAAATGACGAGGAAATCTCAGTACACGTACCTCCATGCTGGTTTCAGTTGAAGCGAACCGCGTCGAAATTTCGTTGCAATTGGGAGGAGGCCACGTGCCCGCTTCGAGTTGCAGTCTTCTACCACCGTCTTCTATAACTCGACTCCCCAGTTCTACTCAAAATGTCCGGTCGTCAGCAGAGGGTGATGGTTCAGCCCATCGTATGTGTCAGTTGAGTTTTCTCCCCCGAGGTCTAATGATTCGTCCCAACAGAATGTTATTTTCAAAAACCTTCAACAAGTTCATCTTTCCATTTTTACTGATTGTCGATCGATGCTGACCACTCCTCGGTCTAAGAGAGCAAAAGTTGTGATATGGCTGTACGACAACATCGAAATGAGGATTGAAGGTCGAATCATCGTACGTCTTTTTGGATTCTATATCGTGCGCATCACGTTGAACATCTCCCGAAGGGTGATACCACTGCGCACCCTTCTATCATCGTTCTTTGAAGGCGTGGGCTCGAAAAGCTGACCATTCTGTCTTTCAGGGCTTCGATGAATTCATGAACATCGTCGTAGATGAGGCTGCTGAAGTGTTTGTGAAGGAAGCAAAACCGCGGCGAGAACTAGGTTTGATCTGGTTTACACTTTCTTACTTTCATTCTTACTACGGATTCATCAGGTCGTATTCTACTGAAGGGCGACAATATCACGCTGATACAACAAGTCGTGTAGAGCGTAAAGAATTCCAGCCGTTCGCTTGATTACTTCACCATCTCAATTCTGATAACGATAATTCAAATGGTGCATACTCCGCCCACAGGCAACTGAACAAAATTCCCGTGTAATTTGTATATAGCTAGTGCAAATGGGCTATAGATTGTAGATGGGAAGTAGACGTATAAGATTCAACGATTGTCTACAGAGCGGGCACTCGGCCTGTAGCGTGAAAATTAGTATACAGTACAAAACCCAACTGGATCGGGGTACCTACCTTCTCCCTGCCCCATCCAACGATACAGCTCCAACAGAATAGATGCCCACACTCGGTTGAACAAGTATCAGTACGTTCTTCCAAACATAACGTGCAATTTCTGGATGCACGAATTTCTGGACGTATTGTGGGGATGTCGAGCATCGTTCTTTCGTCCTCCTCCGCCGCCTTTGCAGGTTCGCTTTCTAGCTCAATTTTCAAAAGCGCTGAAACTGGGCGGTCGTCAAGATAGGTTTCGTGGTGTTTTGTACTTGCTGATCTAGACTCTTCTTTACTATGCAAGCCAGATTTCGCCTCACTTTGAGCGAAAGTCCGGGTAAGCTTGACCAAGCGGTAAAGCAGTCTGACTCCAATTAAGATCCCAAGGAGTGAATAACTTGGTTGTCGGACATGGGGATTCTCAGGTTTTGACGACAACTATGGACATATCGGTTATCGATCGCGAAGAAGAGAGTAAAAACTCACATAGCTAACGCTAATCAAGCGTTTGAAAATGTCATAGTACATCCCTCGGACATAGAAAGCCGCAAGATTGACTTCGGTGAGGATCTCTAGAGTGCTCGGTAAAGTCTTAAGTAGTGCGGCTAACCGCGGTACTCGCATTTCGACCAGTTGAATGTTGACAAACCGAGCCAAGATATAGGACGGTAATGTAGGCAGAAGAACCAACGCCGATCTCACCCAAAGTGATGGAGGGGTCTGACGAGTGGAAGTCGAGTGTTGCCAGATATCAGTGTATTCCTCTCCTAGTGTCTGCATGGCTGATTAAACTGTGCGTTCAGCATCGGTTCATGCAAAAGAGCCGGAAGCCATACCCCTTCCTGTTGTAAAGCCGTAGTATATCAGCCTCACAAGTAGTTCAACTTCGTTTCCCCATCTTGTTAACCAGCGGGTTCCTTTTGAAGAGTTTCATGAATCACACTCGCGATGAAACTGGGAGGGAGCCGACCTAACCAAGCTCTCAGAACGTGTTCGGTTTGCTCTTTCAATGAGGAGACATGATACAAATCGCGTTGATGGGCACGAACTAGTACCTGATTATAAATGACTTGATAGTCAAAGATATGGAAACAAATGCCTACTTATCTGGGCTTGTTGAGCTTCAGGAAATACAGGTAGGCCAGCCATTCACGTCTTGCGGAAAGGATCGTTGTTGCCGAGTATACATAAGACGCGCGTGCACTTCGAATTCTCTCCCGGACCTCGACGTCGACTTCCGGAGCTTACTAGCTGAGCTACTAGTACAAGGCACATATCATGCAAGCAGCACACCCAAGACGTGAGGAGCCTTCAATATGGTACAAACGTCTGCCACGTTCCCTTTTTCCTACTTTGAAATTTTTCTAACGTGGCTGTCTACAGTCAAGTATGCTATTCTGGGTTCTCTGAAAGCTGTGTCCAGTACTAAAGTTTTTGTGAACCGTAATCGTTAGGATGGGTGCTCTTATGGGAAGCGGTGTAGGTCTGACCATAGGATTTATCTTTGGGTCCTGGAGCATCGTCAGGTGTTTGCTACTTCTTGACTGTTTCCGCAGTAGCTGACTATTGACACTGGAACAGGCATGGTCCAGGGCCTCGCGGAGTTTTGGCGACTCTATCCCAGTACATGGTCAGCAGTGCAGCGACCTTTGGTTTCTTTCTCTCAATCGGTTCTGTACGCACTCACATTCATTGGCCTTCGTTTTCCAAGTTCCCGACCATATGCACTCTTTCTTTTGACAGGTCATTCGAAGCGACTCTGCCGTCAGTACACATCTACAAGCTGCTAGAATGCAACTTCTCACTCCTGCAATGGCAATTCGCTCAAGATCAGAAGGAATGGAACTCATCAAAGCACGTTGGGCTCAGGAAACCAAGCAGAACTAGACTTAAAACCAACACAGAATCCTACCTCTcggtctaggctctgtcgtGGCTTCTTGCGAAGCAGGATGCACATAAAATCAGATCGTTTGCTATTCGGTTCCTCACCGTTGGAAGGAAACACACTAAGCGGCTAGCACTTCATTCATAATTACAAGACTTTGTACTGGCACTGCAAATGATTTGCTTAGTACTTACCGGTACTCCATTTGTTCTTCCTTTCAATGAgacaagcttatgacccggccctttgtgccgagtttttttgcatgtttatacacctgcttacttgtgctctgtaggagttctgcaggtagtgaacagcatgaatcacccatggggggaaagtttgtgtcccttggcccactgtattcatatcacatgacctgttctgtgaacatcctgtgtcagaggcgtaattacacctgtcctacccgttacccatggaaaaaagtatggtgggtatgggacttgtacagggtgactaatccattccagccccatcccatgcacaggaaaacccaccaacccgtgctgttccaacttccctatctgcaggtatggccatgctctatcccattttacaggtacaaacccatggggaaagtattctgtgccaaatcagtacatgttgtatagtgggtgacataaatagcaggtggaggacttgtactgtgtacagaactttgtacagggtggcctaccccattccctccctgtcccatgcacagaaaaacctgtaacctgtggaaaaacagtacagttagagaaggggagaggagacagtgagagatgacaaattattaccaaaaaagtgtgtgggaatataaaagttacatctcataacagttgaagtatagatgcatgtcagataacagtaggaataaataaacaggaacatgaaaaatactacgttactgtagctcaaagggaggggacattgtcgtgcacgcaggaaatttcgatctccgctttaatttaccctggtcctgtcgcatagatcattttttggagataatcgctgataatcgctgataatcaggtctctttgtcccattatatataggatatagatgcatgtcagataacagtaggaataaataaacaggaacatgaaaaatactacgttactgtagctcaaagggaggggacattgtcgtgcacgcaggaaatttcgatctccgctttaatttaccctggtcctgtcgcatagatcattttttggagataatcgctgataatcgctgataatcaggtctctttgtcccattatatataggattatatataggatatataggattcctcaactttcCTAAGTTGGCTACGAGTAATCATACTTGTGGTACTACTTATTTAGCGAATGGTCTGATATTGGTCTGATACATAACTTCTGTCAGGACCACGATGCTCTCCACGTCTCGACTTCCGTGATCTGAAATCTGACCCAACGATTCCATGGAGGTATGCACACCCATCCCGGCAAAGAAAGCATAAATTAACCGAACGCAGGTCATCGATGCTCGGTCTGCACTCCTCTCCAACTTTGAAGTTCTTAGCCTCCTTCGTGAACTTGAAAATGAACACATAGCCCGCACTAAAACAGCATTGCGCATAaaaagggaggaggaggcttCTGGAACCACAAGCAAAAGACCAACGGACGCTGTCACGAGCGAAAACTTGAGAACGATTCAAGTCGAAGTGCGTTTACTTTTTCTTCCTGTATGAATTTCCAACTGACCTTGACTCCTGAAGGCTATTCAGTACCTTTCCGCGGACCATCAAGCTACCCGTTCTCAGACTGCGGAGGGAGTTAGACGATTGTGCCGAAATCTACGCCAATATGACCTTACAAAGGCAGAAAAATTGCAAGTTGTCAACCTTGCGCCTACGAAGCCAGTTGAATTATACGTGGTACGAACACTCTGTACGAGACCTTAGCTGGAGCACTAAATCAATCAGCGAATTCATTAGATTGTGGAGGAACTGGAGGATCGACTAGGCGACACCATGACTAACGTGCTGGAAATAGTCCAATCATCCCTTGCGGGGCCTTTATCCGACCCTAAACCCTTTGACTATACCACCCTGGAAGCCAGGACGGCTACAGTCGAATCGAAAACATCCTTCACTCATCCGGATCCAGATCTCGACGCCGACGGAGATGCAGAGATGGACGCGGTGAATGAAATTGTGTTTGATGACACCGGTGAAGGCGCTGGGATAGAAGGAGATCTCGAAATGGTGGATGACGACTGATTCACAATGATTCGTCAAGTGTATAATCAAAACACAATAAATAGGTATATAAATCTAGTGGTTCCAGTTGCCAAATATAACAAATATCTAGCTGAAGGTCAATAACACCCAAAAGCCTGAAGGTAATCGATGATAGAACACAAGTGTAAGTGACCGAAAGAAATACAGAAATGACAGACACACATGGACAAGGACAGTAAGTAGGACCAGCCAAAGAAAGGTTCTGTGAACTCCATCACAATGCTCCGACACCAATCGAAATTCGGCCCTTAAACCACTCCTTCATCTCCCGCGCTCCTAGTTCAATACTGCTCTTCACGCTCTCCGGAAGACTCTTCAAACTCCTCAGGCTCCTCACACTCCTCGTATTACTCTTCACACTTTTAAAACTTTCCAACGATGGTGCACTTCTGAGTGCAATGCCACTAACCACAAGCTTACTACGAGGTTGACTGCGTGGAGTGCACGGTGTTCCTCCCTGCGGGCCATGGGGTACCGTTGGCGTTGATCCTAAAACAAAAGGACCTGATATTGGGGGTCGTGGAGTGATGGATCGTGATGGAGAGAGCTTGGGTGCTGAGCGCCACGAGGAACCAGACGAAGGATGCCTTTTTAAGCTCTTAGACACAGCGCTCTTCAAACCCCGAACGCGGTCCGGTGTGGGAGTAACTAGCGTTTCGCGATCCTCAGGCCGGTAGTCTCGTAGACGTATTCTCGTTGGCTCCTCATCAACATCCATTCGGTGAGAGGTTCGGGCATAAGCATATGGATCAGGAATTGTGGGAACGTGTGAAGTAACATTTTCGTTCTCAATGTCCATTTGATCGGTATCAACTTCGACGTCTGTATCCAGCGATTCTCCAGGAACATGCCAAAAGTCAGGGTCATATCCAGCACTAGCATAGTGTACAGTTGGTGTCTCAGCAAACTTGACAGACTTGTTGCTGCTTGTGTCTGGCTTCAGGCGGCGTTTAGGCGAATATAAGGACTGAGAAAGGACAGGGGTTGAAGACATGGGGTCGGATGCGGACCGCTCGAGGGGTTCCTTCCGTCTTATAGAGAGGCTCTGTTCAAGGCCCAACTTGTCTTCAGGTTCTGACTCCGGCTCAACATCCTCGACAATACATTGATGATGCGGTTTGAACTTTTTCGTTAAGGAGGGAGAAAGTGAGGGCGAGCTCGGTGTTGAGGGTAGAGAAGACGACGTAGTGGTAGGTGATGTGGAGATAGATGATAGCGACGAACTGACGGAGGAGGAGCGATTACGTTGTACTCCTATGCCATGTTGCGAGACGAGCGAGCCAACGGACAACTGAGATGGGGACCTCGAAAGAGAACTGGGGGACTGAGTGAATAAAGAGGAGGCCTGGGGTTTCTTGGCCTTCGAAAAGCGGGAGCCAGGTGAAGGCCGTGTTCGACCTGCACCATCATCGGCGCTGAACCATAGAGAAGGAATATCGGAGGTGTTTACTGAGGATTTGCTCGTCACCGATCCCGAGCGTTTCCGTGGTCGGAGTAGGGAGGTCCAGAGTGTCGGAGACTCGAGGGCTTCCGAACACGAGATAATCGGAGATGGcaatgatgaagacgaggagCTTATTTCTGAGAAATAGCTAATTGACCCTTGCGATGTCGCGGAAGGTTCACCGGCATTTCCATTCATCTCCGGTTGTCTCCGATACCGAGAGGAAGCGGGAGGTGTAGTAGGAGACTTGGGACGTCTATAAATCCATTCTGGGGAGCGTGGAGGAGTTGCAGTTGGGGAATGGCTTCTTTTCATCGATCGCGGGGCGCTGATCGAATCAACAGAAGATGTTATATCACTGTGGTTGGACAAAGAGGGGAGTGAAGAATTGGATAGAGAAGGTGTGGAGAGCGGCGTCGGAGTAGCCTTTAAGTGGCATGAGTCAGTCGTGAAAGTATGTGCGATAggcaaaagaagaaaaaacataCTGTACTATGCAGGTTGGGGTGATTGGGTCGCTTAAGAGCAAGGCTGTTTGAGAGCCGGTTACTGTGGTTGTGAATTGGTGTCACGGTCTTCGCACTGCTGGACTTGGTTGATCTTTGGTAGTGGTGTCTCGGAGGGATGCCTTTGGTGCGTGCGATCAGTAGAGAGTCGTTGCTGGCGCTAGACCAGGGGCAAGGATAGTGCTAACATGAAGGTCAGTAAATAGGTCACTAATACAAGAGGAAAGACACACAACATTGGTGGACGATGGTTCAGTGATAAGGAACGAGGAATCCTGTAGGATCTGAGCGTCTGCGTCTAGCCATTGAAGCTCTTCGCTAGTGATAGAGGAAAGTGAGGGATTGTTGTGCTAAATGGGCCAAACGGAATGGATGAACAATCACACGACAAAAATATGAGATACCAACTTGGAACATTGTCCTTCGATCTCCGATGCGTCCAGAGTTGAAATGTGGTGGGGGGGAGAAAGGAACGGGTAAGAGACGTCGGGttaagaagagaaagagaatggGATCGTAATTAGGCAGGAGGGAAAAACGATGAGTCACGCAGGTAGTTTTTAACGACCTGGAGTTAAAAGGTGAGGACACCTAAACCTCACGGCTCACACGTGTGAGTTAAATGAACATGTTACATGAACCCCGTTTTCGGGGGATCCGGAAGTAACACCCAGGGTTACCAGTGCGGCGGAGTCGTTGGGAGGACATCAAACGCGTGTAGAACACGATGATAAGGTGGTGATATATCACGTGGTATTTCTAGAAATTACGGGTTCTTCTTCTGGAGCAAGCTATACTTTAGGAGGGCCAAATGACCCGAGGGatgcgaggaagatgaagggtATCAATTTATAACGTAGGCCTGGCTGAGTGAAGGCCACTCCAGATGCCCCTGGCGGCCTCTGTAGAACTCTCTACAGTCTTCTTCAGAGGTTTGATCTTGGCGCCAGAGGAATCGAGTAGTAGCTGAACCTTTTTCTGGATTCCGGTGACTTCGAGACCTTTTAATCCGATGACCTTGTCTCTATTATTGACTAAGAAGTGAAGCCAGAAATA is a window from the Marasmius oreades isolate 03SP1 chromosome 6, whole genome shotgun sequence genome containing:
- a CDS encoding uncharacterized protein (BUSCO:EOG09265NHW); the protein is MSGRQQRVMVQPINVIFKNLQQRAKVVIWLYDNIEMRIEGRIIGFDEFMNIVVDEAAEVFVKEAKPRRELGRILLKGDNITLIQQVV
- a CDS encoding uncharacterized protein (BUSCO:EOG092635ST), producing MQTLGEEYTDIWQHSTSTRQTPPSLWVRSALVLLPTLPSYILARFVNIQLVEMRVPRLAALLKTLPSTLEILTEVNLAAFYVRGMYYDIFKRLISVSYLSSKPENPHVRQPSYSLLGILIGVRLLYRLVKLTRTFAQSEAKSGLHSKEESRSASTKHHETYLDDRPVSALLKIELESEPAKAAEEDERTMLDIPTIRPEIRASRNCTLCLEERTDTCSTECGHLFCWSCIVGWGREKAECPLCRQSLNLIRLLPIYNL
- a CDS encoding uncharacterized protein (BUSCO:EOG09265KNL), giving the protein MQAAHPRREEPSIWYKLKMGALMGSGVGLTIGFIFGSWSIVRHGPGPRGVLATLSQYMVSSAATFGFFLSIGSVIRSDSAVSTHLQAARMQLLTPAMAIRSRSEGMELIKARWAQETKQN